In Marivivens aquimaris, one genomic interval encodes:
- a CDS encoding 4a-hydroxytetrahydrobiopterin dehydratase produces MDTTELTNAGWDLCDEGKAVCKTYVFRNFVEAFGFMTRAAIWAEKWDHHPEWSNVYKTVNVKLTTHDTGGLTEKDVKLAKKFDALKGLDGTAT; encoded by the coding sequence ATGGATACGACCGAACTGACAAATGCGGGCTGGGACCTCTGCGATGAGGGCAAAGCCGTCTGCAAAACCTATGTATTCAGGAACTTTGTCGAAGCCTTCGGGTTTATGACGCGCGCGGCCATTTGGGCCGAAAAGTGGGATCACCACCCCGAGTGGTCCAATGTGTACAAGACGGTCAATGTTAAACTGACCACACATGACACCGGTGGCCTGACGGAAAAAGACGTCAAACTGGCCAAAAAATTTGATGCTCTAAAGGGACTTGATGGAACAGCTACTTGA
- a CDS encoding MlaC/ttg2D family ABC transporter substrate-binding protein: MTFALNRRTFITLAGAAALLPASAFALSSDQARQLVDALVAEINATIASGKSESAMIQDFAGIFDRYADVPIIARTAMGVDWRRASADQQKRFTEAFKGYAARKYGGRFREFVGGRIEVRDVVTVPNGVEVRAMAILPGQAPFEVSFVISDGSGSPRFINLFIEGVNMITSERTEIGAMLDRQRGDIDAMIADLQKAS, encoded by the coding sequence ATGACCTTCGCGCTCAACCGCCGCACGTTTATCACTCTCGCCGGAGCAGCAGCTCTGCTCCCTGCCAGCGCCTTTGCGCTCAGCAGCGATCAGGCCCGTCAGCTGGTCGACGCCCTTGTGGCCGAGATCAACGCGACTATCGCTTCGGGTAAGTCCGAGAGCGCGATGATTCAGGACTTTGCCGGCATCTTTGACCGCTACGCCGACGTGCCGATCATCGCACGTACCGCGATGGGCGTAGACTGGCGCCGTGCGTCGGCCGACCAGCAGAAGCGCTTTACCGAAGCATTCAAAGGCTACGCTGCCCGCAAGTACGGTGGCCGCTTCCGCGAATTTGTCGGTGGCCGTATCGAAGTGCGTGACGTTGTGACCGTGCCGAATGGTGTCGAAGTCCGCGCGATGGCGATTCTGCCGGGGCAGGCTCCGTTCGAAGTCAGCTTTGTCATCTCCGATGGCTCGGGCAGCCCACGCTTCATCAACCTCTTCATTGAGGGTGTGAACATGATCACGTCCGAGCGGACCGAGATCGGCGCGATGCTGGACCGCCAGCGCGGCGATATCGATGCGATGATTGCCGACCTGCAAAAAGCGTCCTGA
- a CDS encoding glycerophosphodiester phosphodiesterase family protein, protein MLPRSFIDCPIAHRAFHDKAAGRPENSLAAIRAAVAEGYGIEIDLQLSKDGVAMVFHDYSLTRLTGENGPIAQRSAAELGQMTLLGGDEGVPTLAEVLEAVDGKVPLLIEIKDQDGALGPNVGALEEATAAVLKGYTGPVALMSFNPHSIAKMAELLPEVPRGLTTCNYAAEDWPTISAATRDALRGIPDYERTGSCFVSHQHTDLADLRIAELKAGGANILCWTIRSAEAEKAAREIADNVTFEGYRA, encoded by the coding sequence ATGCTTCCCCGTAGCTTCATCGACTGCCCGATTGCCCACCGTGCCTTCCACGACAAGGCTGCGGGCCGACCCGAAAACAGTCTGGCCGCCATCCGTGCAGCCGTCGCTGAAGGCTACGGGATCGAAATCGACCTCCAACTGTCCAAGGACGGTGTGGCTATGGTTTTCCACGACTATAGCCTCACCCGACTGACAGGCGAAAACGGCCCCATTGCCCAGCGCTCTGCTGCCGAGCTTGGGCAAATGACCCTGCTGGGCGGCGATGAAGGCGTCCCGACCTTGGCAGAGGTGCTTGAGGCGGTGGACGGCAAAGTTCCTCTGCTCATCGAGATCAAGGATCAGGACGGCGCACTCGGGCCGAACGTGGGTGCGCTGGAAGAAGCGACCGCCGCTGTGCTGAAAGGCTACACCGGCCCCGTCGCTCTGATGTCGTTCAACCCGCACTCCATAGCCAAGATGGCAGAGCTTCTGCCCGAAGTGCCCCGAGGCCTGACGACCTGCAACTACGCCGCCGAAGATTGGCCGACGATCTCAGCGGCAACCCGTGATGCGCTCCGCGGTATTCCCGATTACGAGCGCACCGGCTCTTGCTTTGTCAGCCACCAGCACACCGATCTGGCCGATCTGCGCATCGCAGAGTTGAAAGCTGGCGGCGCGAATATTCTTTGTTGGACTATTCGTTCGGCTGAGGCTGAAAAAGCTGCACGAGAGATTGCAGATAATGTGACCTTCGAGGGTTATCGCGCTTGA
- a CDS encoding transglycosylase domain-containing protein, with product MSKSGKNRPPLVADNRYSRRAEQTAKKPEPKKKSPKKRRSPAPRKRRGPIGMILALFGGILRLIWGIIWRGGAIVALIIAGAVWYKSTTLPDMAELIDGRARGSVTMLDRNGREFAWRGDQFAGMITAESVSPNLRNAVVATEDKRFYSHFGVSPRGVLGAIRSNLRSGNGPLSGSGGSTITQQTAKLLCQGQPFDRTIWDSEAAYEADCRQTTLWRKVTEAVYAMSMELKYTKDEILTIYLNRAYLGAGTRGFEAASQRYFGVSSSEVNPAQAALLAGLLKAPSSYAPTSNLQRSWDRASVVVGLMEDQGYITAAQAQDALNNPAQIVSNARGREGGYFADWVMDSGPSYFTDDTTEDVIISTTFDPKIQQAAEDALAWIFENKVKEGSNAQAAIVVMSADGAVRAMVGGRELTSGGSFNRATQALRQTGSLFKPFVFAAALELGHRPMEIINDAPMCMNIAGSGEWCPQNYDRQFKGPITLTQALQESRNIPTILLSESVGREAVRSVANGFGLSAELAQGPALALGVSESTPLEMTGAYAGILNGGSSVTPYGMNELRLRRDDTPLMGSGGGIGERVIREENARKLTWMMTQVVEHGTGQRARIDGWQIAGKSGTTQALRDAWFIGFTADYVTGVWMGYDDNTPMSGVTGGSLPAEIWHETMVRVLEDMVPLPLPTIAPSSEPAGPVMSDAEAENLINLILRELQR from the coding sequence ATGAGCAAATCCGGCAAGAACCGGCCGCCGTTGGTGGCTGATAACCGGTATAGCAGGCGCGCGGAGCAGACAGCGAAGAAGCCCGAGCCAAAGAAGAAGTCGCCCAAGAAGCGCCGTTCACCCGCCCCGCGCAAGCGTCGCGGCCCGATCGGGATGATCCTCGCTCTCTTCGGTGGCATCCTCCGTTTGATCTGGGGCATCATCTGGCGCGGCGGCGCTATCGTTGCGCTGATCATCGCGGGGGCTGTCTGGTACAAGTCGACCACCTTGCCCGATATGGCAGAGTTGATCGACGGACGTGCGCGCGGCTCTGTCACGATGCTGGACCGCAACGGACGCGAGTTCGCATGGCGCGGCGACCAGTTCGCGGGGATGATTACCGCGGAAAGCGTATCGCCCAACCTGCGCAATGCCGTCGTCGCGACCGAGGACAAGCGCTTCTATAGTCACTTCGGCGTCTCGCCGCGCGGCGTGCTTGGTGCGATCCGGTCGAACCTGCGCTCCGGCAATGGTCCGCTGTCCGGCTCCGGCGGCTCGACCATTACTCAGCAGACCGCAAAGCTGCTCTGTCAGGGTCAGCCGTTCGACCGCACTATCTGGGACAGCGAAGCCGCATATGAGGCCGACTGCCGCCAGACTACGCTTTGGCGCAAAGTCACCGAAGCCGTCTACGCGATGTCGATGGAGCTGAAGTACACCAAGGACGAGATCCTTACGATCTACCTCAACCGCGCCTACCTCGGCGCAGGTACGCGTGGGTTCGAGGCCGCTTCGCAGCGCTACTTCGGCGTATCATCTTCCGAAGTGAACCCTGCCCAAGCCGCTCTGCTGGCCGGTCTTCTGAAAGCGCCGTCGTCCTATGCGCCGACCTCGAACCTCCAGCGGTCGTGGGACCGCGCGAGCGTGGTTGTCGGCCTGATGGAAGATCAGGGCTACATCACCGCCGCGCAGGCGCAGGACGCGCTGAACAACCCCGCGCAGATCGTATCGAACGCGCGCGGACGCGAGGGCGGCTATTTCGCGGACTGGGTGATGGACTCCGGCCCATCGTATTTCACCGACGACACCACCGAGGACGTGATCATCAGCACAACCTTCGATCCCAAAATCCAGCAAGCCGCCGAAGATGCGCTCGCTTGGATTTTCGAGAACAAGGTCAAGGAAGGCTCCAACGCGCAGGCAGCTATTGTTGTCATGTCGGCTGACGGCGCGGTCCGCGCCATGGTCGGCGGGCGGGAATTGACCTCGGGCGGTTCGTTCAACCGCGCGACTCAAGCGCTCCGCCAGACGGGCTCACTTTTCAAGCCGTTCGTCTTTGCCGCCGCGCTCGAGCTTGGCCACCGTCCAATGGAGATCATCAATGACGCCCCAATGTGCATGAATATCGCAGGCTCGGGTGAATGGTGTCCGCAGAACTACGACCGCCAGTTCAAGGGCCCGATCACGCTGACCCAAGCACTTCAGGAAAGCCGCAACATCCCGACGATCCTTCTGTCGGAGTCGGTTGGCCGCGAAGCGGTGCGCTCGGTCGCCAACGGTTTCGGCCTCTCCGCCGAACTGGCGCAGGGCCCCGCCCTCGCGCTCGGCGTATCGGAGTCGACCCCGCTGGAAATGACTGGCGCCTACGCTGGCATCCTGAACGGCGGTTCGTCGGTAACGCCTTACGGCATGAACGAACTGCGTCTGCGCCGTGACGACACCCCCCTTATGGGCTCGGGTGGCGGCATTGGCGAGCGTGTGATCCGCGAAGAAAATGCCCGCAAACTGACGTGGATGATGACGCAGGTCGTCGAACACGGCACGGGTCAGCGCGCCCGTATCGACGGTTGGCAGATCGCGGGTAAGTCGGGCACGACGCAGGCGCTGCGCGATGCATGGTTCATCGGCTTCACCGCTGACTATGTGACCGGTGTCTGGATGGGCTACGACGACAACACCCCCATGTCTGGTGTCACTGGCGGCAGCCTGCCCGCTGAAATCTGGCACGAGACGATGGTGCGCGTGCTCGAAGACATGGTGCCGCTGCCCCTCCCGACCATTGCGCCGAGCAGCGAACCTGCTGGTCCCGTCATGTCGGACGCCGAAGCGGAGAACCTGATCAATCTGATCCTGAGAGAACTGCAACGCTAA
- a CDS encoding P-II family nitrogen regulator: protein MKLIIATIKPFKLEEVREAVTAMGVRGMMVTEIKGFGSQSGHTEIYRGAEYAVNFVPKVKLEIVVPDSMADQLVSTIATTAKTDKIGDGKIFILDVEGAVRVRTGETNDDAL from the coding sequence GTGAAACTCATCATTGCTACTATCAAGCCGTTCAAGCTCGAGGAGGTCCGTGAGGCTGTGACCGCCATGGGCGTACGGGGAATGATGGTGACCGAGATCAAGGGCTTCGGCTCGCAGTCGGGTCACACCGAAATCTATCGCGGCGCTGAATACGCTGTGAACTTTGTTCCGAAAGTGAAGCTCGAGATCGTGGTGCCTGACAGCATGGCAGACCAGCTGGTTTCGACCATCGCCACCACCGCCAAGACCGACAAGATCGGCGACGGCAAGATCTTCATTCTGGACGTCGAAGGCGCTGTTCGTGTGCGTACCGGCGAAACGAACGACGACGCTCTTTAA
- a CDS encoding RidA family protein, with translation MSAIEKKLTELGIHLPEAPAPAANYVPFVISGNLVHISGQISQDANGLVKGRLGDTMDADAGASAAKQCAISLLAQLKAACDGDLDRLKRVVKLNGFVASAHDFHEQPKVINGASDFLVEALGDKGRHARSAVGVAALPLGVAVEIDGIFEIE, from the coding sequence ATGTCTGCTATCGAAAAGAAACTTACCGAATTGGGCATCCACCTGCCCGAAGCTCCGGCTCCGGCCGCCAACTATGTGCCGTTCGTCATCAGCGGCAATCTGGTTCACATCTCGGGCCAAATTTCGCAGGACGCCAACGGTCTGGTCAAAGGCCGTCTCGGCGACACGATGGACGCAGATGCTGGCGCTTCGGCGGCCAAGCAATGCGCCATCAGCTTGCTTGCCCAGCTCAAGGCAGCATGTGACGGCGACCTCGACCGCCTGAAGCGCGTTGTGAAGCTGAACGGCTTTGTTGCCTCGGCGCATGACTTCCACGAACAGCCGAAAGTCATCAACGGCGCGTCGGATTTCCTCGTCGAAGCTCTGGGTGACAAAGGCCGTCATGCACGTTCCGCCGTCGGCGTTGCAGCACTGCCGCTTGGCGTTGCGGTCGAAATCGACGGTATTTTCGAGATCGAATAA
- a CDS encoding HlyD family type I secretion periplasmic adaptor subunit, with product MSQEKWSVRPLVMLGLFSVVILFGGFMAWATFAQLSGAVIAPGRVEVDRNRQVVQHPYGGVVDAILVDEGETVTEGQLLIQLDADELRSELAVIEGQLFELIARRNRLEAERDNTDDVTFDAFLTDEGGDSAVALMNGQASLFDARRASADTQIEQYRRRIEQTQEQIKGIEAQQVSLLTQLELIESELADQQQLLDRGLAQATRVLALQREQANLEGRQGELTAGIAQSEGRITEIELAILGIETTRREEAISQLRELQPVELELRERRRTLAARLDRLDIRAPVAGVVYGLTIFSEAAVIQPAEPLLFIVPQDRPLVISSRIFTRDIDLVRTDQEVTLRFSAFDQRQTPELYGHVVTISADAFEDEASRMSYYRIEIVLNDGEAERLPEGSVIVPGMPVEAFIRTGERSPMAFLTKPLTDFFTHSFREF from the coding sequence ATGAGCCAAGAAAAGTGGTCCGTCCGTCCGCTCGTGATGCTGGGTCTGTTCTCGGTCGTCATTCTGTTCGGCGGGTTTATGGCATGGGCGACCTTTGCCCAACTCAGCGGGGCGGTCATCGCGCCGGGCCGTGTCGAGGTTGATCGCAACCGTCAGGTCGTGCAGCACCCATATGGCGGTGTCGTCGACGCGATCCTCGTCGACGAAGGCGAAACCGTCACAGAAGGCCAGTTGCTCATCCAGCTTGATGCCGACGAGTTGCGCAGCGAACTGGCAGTTATCGAAGGGCAGCTATTCGAGCTTATCGCCCGCCGCAATCGCCTCGAAGCGGAACGTGACAACACGGACGACGTCACCTTCGACGCATTTCTCACTGACGAAGGAGGCGACTCTGCTGTCGCGCTGATGAACGGCCAAGCCAGCCTGTTCGACGCGCGCCGCGCCTCCGCCGATACCCAGATCGAACAGTACCGCCGCCGGATTGAACAGACGCAGGAACAGATCAAAGGCATCGAGGCGCAGCAGGTATCGCTACTCACCCAGCTTGAATTGATCGAATCCGAACTCGCCGACCAACAGCAGCTTCTTGATCGCGGCCTTGCCCAAGCGACCCGTGTCCTTGCGCTCCAACGGGAGCAGGCGAACCTTGAGGGGCGTCAGGGTGAACTGACCGCAGGCATCGCCCAATCCGAGGGGCGCATTACCGAAATCGAACTCGCGATCCTCGGCATCGAGACGACCCGCCGCGAGGAAGCCATCTCGCAACTCCGCGAACTGCAACCGGTCGAACTGGAACTACGCGAACGTCGCCGCACGCTGGCCGCACGTCTCGACCGCCTCGATATCCGAGCGCCCGTCGCGGGTGTGGTCTACGGCCTGACCATCTTTTCCGAAGCCGCCGTCATTCAGCCCGCGGAACCGCTGCTCTTTATTGTGCCGCAGGACCGTCCGCTGGTCATCAGCTCGCGGATTTTCACGCGCGACATCGACCTTGTACGCACCGATCAAGAAGTGACCCTGCGCTTCTCCGCCTTTGACCAACGTCAGACGCCTGAACTCTACGGCCATGTCGTCACCATTTCGGCCGATGCTTTCGAAGACGAAGCCAGCCGGATGTCATACTACCGTATCGAAATCGTGCTCAACGATGGGGAAGCCGAACGACTGCCCGAAGGAAGCGTTATCGTCCCAGGTATGCCTGTCGAAGCATTCATCAGGACGGGAGAGCGCAGCCCTATGGCGTTTTTGACAAAGCCGCTTACAGATTTCTTCACGCATTCTTTCCGCGAATTCTGA
- a CDS encoding GNAT family N-acetyltransferase translates to MTEALEVRTHDSIAEIPAEVWDACALATGERPLDPFTTHRFLSALEQSGSVGPRTGWQPLYLSVHKGGQIIGVAPLFAKGHSQGEYVFDHSWAHAYERAGGEYYPKFQIAAPFTPATGRRFLTRAGFEAEGLAALVQGAVEVTANNGLSSLHVTFCTEAEAIAGEALGLLHRTGQQFHWENRGYETFDDFLAELSSRKRKTIRKERQQAQAFGGEIIHLTGDDLRPEHWDAFWRFYQDTGSRKWGSPYLTRAFFDLVQETMRDDVLLVLAVLDGRYVAGALNFIGSETIFGRYWGCTEFFPCLHFELCYYQAIDYAIAHGLRVEAGAQGEHKLARGYLPHETHSLHWIADSRFRQAVEDFIVQEKRMVDEEIEILTSYGPFKQTTVEEQD, encoded by the coding sequence ATGACCGAAGCGCTAGAAGTCAGAACCCACGACAGCATCGCGGAAATCCCTGCCGAAGTGTGGGACGCCTGCGCATTGGCGACGGGTGAGCGGCCACTCGATCCCTTCACCACGCACCGCTTTCTGTCCGCGCTAGAGCAGAGCGGCTCCGTCGGGCCGCGCACTGGTTGGCAGCCGCTCTATCTCTCGGTTCACAAGGGCGGGCAGATCATCGGCGTGGCGCCGCTGTTCGCCAAGGGTCACAGCCAAGGCGAATACGTTTTCGACCACTCTTGGGCCCATGCCTACGAACGTGCGGGCGGCGAATACTATCCCAAGTTCCAGATCGCCGCGCCATTCACCCCCGCGACAGGCCGCCGCTTCCTCACCCGCGCAGGGTTCGAGGCGGAGGGGCTTGCCGCGCTAGTGCAGGGCGCTGTCGAGGTCACCGCGAACAACGGGCTATCATCGCTCCATGTGACGTTCTGCACCGAAGCGGAAGCCATTGCGGGCGAAGCGCTCGGCCTCCTCCACCGGACGGGTCAGCAATTCCACTGGGAAAACCGAGGGTACGAGACCTTCGATGATTTCCTTGCCGAACTTTCGAGCCGTAAGCGCAAAACGATCCGCAAGGAACGCCAGCAGGCGCAGGCATTCGGTGGCGAGATCATCCACCTCACGGGTGATGATCTGAGACCCGAACACTGGGATGCGTTCTGGCGGTTCTATCAGGACACCGGCAGCCGCAAATGGGGCTCGCCCTATCTCACCCGCGCGTTCTTCGACCTCGTGCAGGAAACCATGCGCGATGACGTGCTCCTGGTGCTTGCCGTTCTCGACGGCCGCTATGTGGCGGGTGCGCTGAACTTCATCGGTTCCGAAACCATCTTTGGGCGCTACTGGGGCTGTACGGAGTTTTTCCCCTGCCTGCACTTCGAGCTCTGCTATTATCAGGCCATCGACTACGCCATTGCCCACGGGCTACGCGTCGAGGCAGGCGCGCAGGGCGAACACAAACTGGCGCGCGGGTACCTGCCGCACGAAACCCACTCTCTCCACTGGATTGCCGATAGCCGTTTCCGGCAGGCGGTCGAGGACTTTATCGTTCAGGAAAAACGGATGGTGGACGAGGAAATAGAAATTCTCACGAGCTATGGCCCGTTCAAGCAGACAACGGTAGAAGAGCAGGATTGA
- a CDS encoding MlaA family lipoprotein, with protein MKPVFVSLPVLIALGACSVAPEGQSIHDPYEQTNRQIHEFNVGLDRALLRPASQAANTLPDGVTQTVTNFADNVSLPGLIANGILQGDIKGASTNTFRFVINSTVGFYGLFDVADIIGLYEEDTDFGETLAVWGVPEGAYVELPVLGPSTERDAVGEIVDMLYDPLGNWVTDEQLAYGTAANVADKIITRGAFGNSVDSVLYDSADGYAQARLLYLENRRYELGQEQSDAYIDPYADPYFDPYEDQ; from the coding sequence TTGAAACCAGTATTTGTAAGCCTTCCCGTTCTCATTGCGCTCGGTGCCTGTTCGGTTGCGCCCGAGGGGCAATCGATCCACGACCCGTATGAACAGACAAACCGTCAGATCCACGAATTCAACGTCGGGTTGGATCGCGCGCTTCTGCGTCCTGCAAGCCAGGCTGCCAATACGCTGCCCGATGGCGTCACCCAGACCGTGACGAACTTTGCCGACAACGTCTCGCTGCCGGGCCTCATTGCGAACGGTATCCTTCAGGGCGACATCAAAGGCGCGAGCACGAACACCTTCCGCTTTGTCATCAACTCGACCGTCGGTTTCTACGGTCTGTTCGACGTTGCGGACATCATCGGCCTCTACGAAGAAGACACCGATTTCGGCGAGACTCTCGCCGTTTGGGGCGTGCCCGAAGGAGCCTATGTCGAGCTACCAGTCCTGGGCCCGTCGACCGAGCGTGATGCCGTCGGCGAAATCGTCGATATGCTCTACGATCCGCTCGGCAATTGGGTGACCGACGAACAATTAGCATACGGAACTGCCGCGAATGTGGCCGATAAGATCATCACGCGCGGTGCTTTCGGAAATTCTGTCGACTCGGTTTTGTATGACAGTGCAGATGGTTACGCCCAAGCACGACTTCTTTACCTTGAAAATCGTCGATACGAGTTGGGCCAAGAGCAGTCTGACGCCTATATAGATCCTTACGCAGACCCGTATTTCGATCCCTACGAGGACCAGTAA
- a CDS encoding type I secretion system permease/ATPase: protein MRPQSTQRGEAELVAARKESRGLYWLVAVFSFVVNILMLTGPLYMMNVYDRVMGSGSVQTLVALTVLVGYLYLCMALTDYVRGRVMGRVGARFQSRLDRRVFEASLRAHSINKAIPQAASGLRDLESIQRFIISPALMSAFDLPFMPIFFAGIFIFHPYLGYLALVGAFVLIMITIANQLSTKVPLENANRQTQASEAMGQLIRSEAEMVQSLGMRNSTFARWKTLREESLAATISAADKGGTFSSLSKALRLFLQSAMLGLGAYLALQGLMSAGAMIAGSILLGRALAPIEQIIGQWANVVRAREGWRNLSVLLSEVPVEQPRTELPKPRAILDAQSVTIVPPGEAQASLRMANFRLEPGNAVGVIGPSGAGKSTLAKAVTGVWRPAGGKIRLDGASLDQYEPDVLGSHIGYLPQRVQLLDGTIKENIARMSPTPDDAAVIKAAKRAAAHEMILKLPDGYDTRVSALGGRLSGGQIQRIGLARAMYGDPVILVLDEPNSNLDNEGSVALNEAIRTFKSEGRCVMIMAHRPAAIQECDMLMMIEGGQVRAFGPKDEVLRSVTRNHQEIIDKSGPGGVS, encoded by the coding sequence ATGAGACCCCAAAGCACCCAGCGCGGCGAAGCAGAGCTTGTCGCCGCTCGCAAGGAGAGTCGCGGTCTGTACTGGTTAGTGGCCGTTTTCAGTTTCGTGGTGAACATCCTGATGCTGACCGGTCCTCTTTACATGATGAACGTTTACGACCGTGTGATGGGTTCGGGCTCTGTCCAGACGCTCGTCGCCCTGACGGTGCTCGTCGGTTATCTCTACTTGTGCATGGCACTGACCGATTACGTCCGTGGCCGCGTTATGGGCCGTGTCGGTGCCCGCTTCCAGTCCCGGCTTGATCGGCGCGTGTTCGAAGCATCGCTCCGCGCGCATTCGATCAACAAGGCCATCCCCCAAGCGGCCAGTGGTTTGCGCGACCTCGAATCAATTCAGCGGTTCATCATCTCGCCCGCCCTGATGTCGGCGTTCGATCTGCCGTTCATGCCGATCTTCTTCGCTGGCATCTTCATTTTCCACCCCTACCTCGGCTACCTCGCTCTGGTCGGCGCGTTTGTGCTTATCATGATAACCATCGCGAACCAGCTTTCGACCAAAGTTCCGCTGGAGAACGCCAACCGCCAGACCCAAGCTTCCGAGGCGATGGGACAGCTCATCCGGTCCGAAGCCGAAATGGTGCAGTCGCTGGGGATGCGCAATTCGACCTTCGCCCGCTGGAAAACACTGCGCGAGGAGTCGCTCGCCGCAACAATCAGCGCGGCCGATAAGGGCGGCACGTTCTCGTCGCTATCCAAGGCGCTCCGTCTTTTCCTGCAGTCCGCGATGCTCGGCCTCGGTGCTTACCTCGCGTTGCAAGGTTTGATGTCGGCAGGCGCCATGATCGCAGGTTCGATCCTGCTGGGCCGCGCGCTCGCCCCGATTGAGCAGATTATCGGTCAGTGGGCCAACGTCGTCCGCGCTCGCGAAGGCTGGCGCAACCTGTCTGTCCTGTTGAGCGAAGTTCCAGTCGAACAACCGCGTACCGAGCTGCCCAAGCCGCGCGCGATCCTCGATGCGCAATCTGTGACCATTGTCCCGCCGGGCGAGGCACAGGCTTCGCTGCGCATGGCGAACTTCCGTCTGGAGCCAGGCAACGCCGTTGGTGTCATCGGTCCGTCCGGTGCGGGCAAATCGACACTGGCCAAGGCCGTGACCGGCGTCTGGCGTCCGGCGGGCGGGAAGATCCGCCTTGATGGCGCGTCGCTTGATCAGTACGAGCCTGACGTTCTGGGATCGCACATCGGATACCTGCCGCAGCGGGTGCAACTGCTCGATGGGACGATCAAGGAAAACATCGCCCGCATGTCTCCGACACCGGACGACGCCGCTGTGATCAAAGCTGCCAAGCGTGCCGCCGCGCACGAGATGATTCTGAAGCTCCCCGATGGTTACGACACCCGCGTTTCTGCTCTGGGCGGTCGCCTGTCAGGCGGTCAGATCCAGCGTATCGGTCTGGCCCGTGCGATGTATGGCGATCCGGTCATTCTGGTCCTCGATGAACCGAATTCGAACCTCGACAACGAAGGCTCCGTCGCGCTGAACGAGGCGATCCGCACGTTCAAATCCGAAGGCCGCTGCGTCATGATCATGGCCCACCGCCCTGCAGCCATTCAGGAATGCGACATGCTGATGATGATCGAAGGCGGACAGGTTCGCGCATTCGGACCCAAGGATGAAGTCCTGCGCAGCGTGACCCGCAACCACCAAGAGATTATCGACAAATCCGGCCCGGGAGGCGTGTCATGA